A stretch of Pseudomonas sp. 7SR1 DNA encodes these proteins:
- the fdhA gene encoding formaldehyde dehydrogenase, glutathione-independent, which produces MSGNRGVVYLGQGKVEVQKIDYPKMQDPRGRKIEHGVILRVVSTNICGSDQHMVRGRTTAQTGLVLGHEITGEVIEKGSDVENLKIGDLVSVPFNVACGRCRSCKEQHTGVCLTVNPARAGGAYGYVDMGDWTGGQAEYVLVPYADFNLLKLPNRDKAMEKIRDLTCLSDILPTGYHGAVTAGVGPGSTVYIAGAGPVGLAAAASARLLGAAVVIVGDVNPVRLAHAKAQGFEIADLSKDTPLHEQIADLLGEPEVDCAVDAVGFEARGHGHEGVKHEAPATVLNSLMQVTRVAGKIGIPGLYVTEDPGAVDAAAKIGALSIRFGLGWAKSHSFHTGQTPVMKYNRQLMQAIMWDRINIAEIVGVQVISLDDAPKGYGEFDAGVPKKFVIDPHKLFSAA; this is translated from the coding sequence ATGTCCGGTAATCGTGGTGTCGTGTATCTCGGCCAAGGCAAGGTCGAAGTACAGAAAATCGACTATCCAAAAATGCAGGACCCGCGTGGCAGGAAGATCGAGCACGGCGTCATCCTGCGCGTGGTATCCACCAACATCTGCGGCTCCGACCAGCACATGGTTCGCGGCCGCACCACTGCCCAGACCGGCCTGGTCCTGGGGCATGAAATCACCGGTGAAGTGATCGAGAAGGGCAGCGACGTCGAGAACCTGAAGATCGGCGATCTGGTTTCGGTGCCATTCAACGTGGCTTGCGGGCGCTGCCGTTCCTGCAAGGAGCAACACACCGGCGTCTGCCTGACCGTCAACCCGGCCCGTGCCGGCGGTGCCTACGGTTACGTCGACATGGGCGACTGGACCGGTGGCCAGGCTGAGTACGTGTTGGTGCCCTACGCCGACTTCAACCTGTTGAAGCTGCCGAACCGCGACAAGGCCATGGAGAAGATCCGTGACCTGACCTGCCTGTCCGACATCCTGCCGACCGGCTACCACGGCGCTGTCACCGCCGGTGTCGGCCCAGGGAGCACTGTGTACATCGCGGGCGCCGGTCCGGTGGGCCTGGCGGCAGCGGCTTCTGCGCGCCTGCTGGGTGCGGCGGTCGTCATCGTCGGTGACGTCAACCCGGTTCGCCTGGCGCATGCCAAGGCGCAGGGCTTCGAAATCGCCGACCTGTCCAAGGACACGCCACTGCACGAGCAGATCGCCGACCTGCTGGGCGAGCCGGAAGTCGACTGTGCCGTCGATGCCGTGGGCTTCGAAGCCCGTGGTCATGGCCATGAAGGCGTCAAGCACGAGGCCCCGGCCACCGTGCTCAACTCCCTGATGCAGGTGACCCGCGTTGCCGGCAAGATCGGTATTCCAGGCCTGTACGTGACCGAAGATCCGGGTGCGGTCGATGCCGCCGCCAAGATCGGTGCCTTGAGCATCCGCTTCGGCCTGGGTTGGGCCAAGTCCCACAGCTTCCACACCGGCCAGACCCCGGTCATGAAGTACAACCGTCAACTGATGCAAGCCATCATGTGGGATCGCATCAACATCGCGGAAATCGTCGGCGTACAGGTCATCAGCCTGGACGACGCGCCAAAAGGCTACGGCGAGTTCGATGCCGGTGTGCCGAAGAAATTCGTGATCGATCCGCACAAGCTGTTCAGCGCCGCATAA
- a CDS encoding acyltransferase encodes MRRLLTGCFVTLLLLLNTLVLFGPLMVFALLKLVLPGRFRDYASWAVMWIAETWAEIDKLIFALCIPTRWDIRGGEDLRGDTSYLVISNHQSWVDIPALVQALNRRTPFFKFFLKKELIWVPFLGLAWWALDYPFMKRYTKAFLAKNPELAGKDLEITRAACELFKRQPVTVVNYLEGTRYTAAKSQQQQSPFTHLLKPKAGGVAFVLAAMGEQLDAVLDVTVVYPQERIPGFWDLISGAVPRVIVDIQTRALDPALWQGDYENDPVFRQHVQEWVNQLWTEKDRRIAALRNERD; translated from the coding sequence ATGCGCCGACTGCTCACCGGCTGTTTCGTCACCCTGCTGCTGTTGCTCAACACTCTGGTGCTGTTCGGGCCGCTGATGGTGTTCGCACTGCTCAAACTGGTCCTGCCCGGGCGCTTTCGCGACTATGCCTCCTGGGCGGTGATGTGGATCGCCGAAACCTGGGCCGAAATCGACAAACTGATCTTCGCCCTGTGCATCCCCACCCGCTGGGACATTCGCGGCGGCGAGGACTTGCGTGGCGATACCTCCTACCTGGTCATCAGCAACCACCAATCCTGGGTAGACATTCCCGCCCTGGTCCAGGCACTCAATCGGCGGACACCTTTCTTCAAGTTCTTTCTCAAGAAAGAGCTGATCTGGGTGCCGTTCCTGGGCCTGGCCTGGTGGGCGCTGGATTATCCGTTCATGAAGCGCTACACCAAGGCCTTCCTGGCGAAGAACCCGGAGCTGGCGGGCAAGGACCTGGAAATCACCCGGGCGGCCTGCGAGCTGTTCAAGCGCCAGCCGGTCACCGTGGTGAACTACCTCGAAGGCACCCGGTATACCGCCGCCAAGAGCCAGCAGCAGCAATCGCCCTTCACCCATCTGCTCAAGCCCAAGGCCGGTGGCGTGGCGTTCGTCCTGGCAGCCATGGGCGAACAGCTGGATGCGGTACTGGACGTAACGGTGGTGTACCCCCAGGAACGGATTCCCGGTTTCTGGGACCTGATCAGCGGCGCGGTGCCCAGGGTCATCGTCGACATCCAGACCCGAGCGCTGGATCCGGCGCTATGGCAAGGCGACTACGAAAACGACCCGGTTTTCCGGCAGCACGTCCAGGAGTGGGTCAACCAGCTCTGGACCGAAAAGGACCGGCGCATCGCCGCCTTGCGCAACGAACGCGACTGA
- a CDS encoding DUF3757 domain-containing protein: MQRILAGCAGLFLSLNGYLHAGEIICPAVTDIHRNMETADDTYSVEVRDDREWASQQLVEEVNPALLEFSGAEYVLHEPDGDEQTPTRATIICRYGQLNLTLEHLQVQEPFFSEWADNRCESLDPSVCRLINADYFNVTF; the protein is encoded by the coding sequence ATGCAAAGGATACTGGCTGGGTGCGCGGGGTTATTCCTGTCATTGAACGGATACCTGCATGCAGGTGAAATAATCTGCCCTGCTGTTACCGATATTCATAGAAACATGGAGACCGCAGACGACACCTACTCGGTGGAAGTACGGGATGATCGCGAATGGGCGAGCCAGCAATTGGTAGAGGAAGTCAATCCGGCGTTGCTGGAATTCAGCGGCGCCGAATATGTACTTCATGAACCCGATGGTGACGAACAGACTCCGACGAGGGCCACCATTATCTGCCGGTATGGCCAGCTGAATCTGACATTGGAGCATCTGCAAGTACAGGAGCCCTTCTTTTCAGAGTGGGCGGACAATCGTTGTGAAAGTTTGGATCCGTCGGTGTGCAGACTGATAAACGCGGACTATTTCAATGTGACCTTCTAA
- a CDS encoding DUF2780 domain-containing protein, translated as MKVPRGFALSCLLSLAASPAFAQFSLSDAVDAVAAMQGNQPGQQEGAIAAAPKAAGLLNTLGSQLNITPEQAIGGAGAMLGLAKNRLSEPQFSELSASVPGLDQIAGNSAIGGLNGLGGLLGGGSERNALLDGLLGNVKDTQDLNNTFSALGMDSGMIGQFAPVILEYLGQQGVAGSLLQSLSGIWSPGAGI; from the coding sequence ATGAAGGTTCCACGCGGTTTTGCACTGTCTTGCCTGCTGTCACTGGCCGCCAGTCCAGCCTTCGCGCAGTTCAGCCTCAGTGATGCAGTCGATGCAGTGGCGGCAATGCAAGGCAATCAGCCTGGGCAGCAAGAGGGCGCCATCGCGGCTGCGCCTAAAGCCGCCGGGTTGCTCAATACGTTGGGATCGCAGTTGAACATCACGCCGGAGCAGGCCATCGGCGGTGCCGGTGCGATGCTGGGGCTGGCGAAGAACCGGCTCAGCGAACCGCAGTTTTCCGAATTGAGCGCAAGTGTGCCGGGCCTGGACCAGATTGCTGGCAACAGCGCCATTGGCGGACTCAATGGCCTGGGCGGCCTGCTGGGGGGCGGATCGGAAAGGAACGCATTGCTCGACGGCCTGCTGGGTAATGTCAAGGACACCCAGGACCTGAACAACACCTTCAGCGCACTGGGCATGGACAGCGGCATGATCGGTCAGTTTGCCCCGGTGATCCTTGAGTACCTCGGCCAACAGGGCGTGGCCGGTTCATTGCTCCAGAGCCTGAGCGGCATCTGGAGCCCGGGCGCGGGGATCTGA
- a CDS encoding cold-shock protein, with protein sequence MSDRLKGTVKWFNDAKGYGFITCGDSGKELFVHFSAIDGEGYKTLKERQTVSFEVEQGSKGVQAARVTLE encoded by the coding sequence ATGAGCGATCGACTCAAAGGAACCGTCAAATGGTTTAACGATGCAAAGGGCTACGGCTTCATTACCTGTGGCGACAGCGGCAAGGAACTGTTCGTGCACTTTTCAGCCATCGATGGGGAGGGCTACAAGACCTTGAAGGAACGACAGACCGTCTCTTTTGAAGTTGAACAGGGAAGCAAGGGCGTCCAGGCCGCGAGAGTGACACTGGAATAA
- a CDS encoding glutathione S-transferase family protein produces MATPSMTLFQNPASPFVRKVLVLLHETGQQDRVALQLSQLTPVRPDQKLIDENPLSKIPALRLSNGTVIHDSRVILDYLDHQHVGNPLIPREGAARWRRLTLASLADGIMDAAVLIRYETALRPVEKHWDEWLDAQRDKIRRALTVLDTEAVAELASHFDVASISVACALGYLDLRHPDLEWRETNPQLAQWFAEVSLRPSMIETVPRV; encoded by the coding sequence ATGGCCACCCCCAGCATGACGCTGTTTCAAAATCCCGCTTCGCCCTTCGTCCGCAAGGTGCTGGTGCTGCTGCACGAAACCGGCCAGCAGGACCGCGTGGCGTTGCAGCTCAGCCAGCTCACCCCGGTCAGGCCGGACCAGAAGCTCATCGATGAAAACCCGTTGAGCAAGATCCCTGCCCTGCGCCTGTCCAACGGAACGGTGATCCATGACAGCCGCGTCATCCTCGATTACCTGGACCACCAGCACGTCGGTAATCCGCTGATTCCCCGTGAAGGCGCAGCCCGCTGGCGACGCCTGACCCTCGCGTCCCTGGCCGACGGGATCATGGACGCGGCAGTACTGATCCGCTACGAAACCGCCTTGCGTCCCGTGGAAAAACACTGGGACGAGTGGCTCGACGCGCAACGGGACAAGATTCGCCGCGCCCTGACCGTGCTCGACACCGAGGCGGTCGCCGAACTGGCCAGCCACTTCGACGTGGCGTCCATCAGCGTGGCCTGCGCCCTGGGTTACCTGGACCTGCGCCACCCGGACCTGGAATGGCGCGAGACCAACCCGCAGCTGGCGCAGTGGTTCGCCGAGGTGAGCCTGCGGCCTTCAATGATTGAAACAGTGCCCCGGGTCTGA
- the creB gene encoding two-component system response regulator CreB, with protein sequence MPHILIVEDEAAIADTLVFALQGEGFDTTWLSLGAAALEHQKNTPADLIILDVGLPDISGFETCKNLRRFSEVPVIFLTARDGEIDRVVGLEIGADDYVVKPFSPREVAARVRAILKRVAPRPATELGTALFQVDGDRVQISYRGKPLNLTRHEFRLLNCLLEQPERVFSREQLLDALGVASDAGYERSIDSHIKSVRAKLRLVRAEAEPIQTHRGLGYSYSPGNS encoded by the coding sequence ATGCCTCATATTCTGATTGTCGAAGACGAAGCCGCCATTGCCGATACGCTGGTATTTGCCCTGCAAGGCGAAGGTTTCGACACCACTTGGCTGAGCCTTGGTGCCGCGGCGCTCGAACACCAGAAAAACACACCGGCGGACCTGATCATCCTCGATGTAGGCCTGCCGGATATCAGCGGTTTTGAGACCTGCAAGAATCTCAGACGTTTCAGCGAGGTGCCGGTCATCTTTCTGACGGCTCGGGATGGCGAGATTGATCGGGTGGTGGGGTTGGAAATCGGCGCCGACGACTACGTGGTCAAGCCTTTCAGCCCGCGGGAGGTCGCCGCCAGGGTCCGGGCGATCCTCAAGCGGGTGGCGCCGCGACCCGCCACGGAGCTGGGTACGGCGCTGTTCCAGGTGGACGGCGACCGCGTGCAGATCAGCTATCGCGGCAAGCCACTGAACCTGACACGTCACGAGTTTCGCCTGCTGAACTGTCTGCTGGAACAGCCCGAGCGAGTGTTCAGCCGCGAACAATTGCTCGATGCCCTGGGCGTGGCCAGCGATGCCGGTTACGAACGCAGCATCGACAGCCATATCAAGAGCGTGCGCGCCAAGCTGAGGCTGGTCAGGGCCGAGGCGGAGCCGATCCAGACCCATCGCGGCCTCGGCTACAGCTACAGCCCGGGGAACAGCTGA
- the rloA2 gene encoding retropepsin-like aspartic peptidase RloA2 → MKSTLALLSLLALPALAAEPTLYGRYEYIALPEIGGEVLKAKMDTGALTASLSAKDIETFTRDGDDWVRFRLATKDASNKIYEHKVARISKIKTRSEEDEDEGESAAPSKRPVVELEMCLGNVKRTVEVNLTDRSGFNYPLLIGAKALREFDAAVNPARRFTADKPDC, encoded by the coding sequence ATGAAATCAACCCTTGCCCTGCTTTCCCTGCTGGCCCTTCCGGCGCTGGCCGCCGAGCCGACCCTGTACGGACGGTACGAATACATCGCGCTGCCGGAAATCGGCGGTGAAGTCCTCAAGGCCAAGATGGACACCGGCGCCCTCACGGCCTCGTTGTCGGCCAAGGACATCGAAACCTTCACCCGCGACGGAGACGACTGGGTGCGGTTCCGCCTGGCCACCAAGGATGCGAGCAACAAGATCTATGAACACAAGGTGGCGCGCATCAGCAAGATCAAGACCCGCTCCGAAGAAGATGAAGACGAAGGCGAGTCGGCCGCACCCAGCAAGCGTCCGGTGGTGGAACTGGAGATGTGCCTGGGCAACGTCAAGCGCACCGTGGAGGTCAACCTGACCGACCGCAGCGGTTTCAATTATCCGCTGTTGATTGGCGCCAAGGCTCTGCGCGAATTCGATGCCGCGGTGAATCCGGCCCGACGTTTCACGGCGGACAAGCCGGACTGCTGA
- a CDS encoding PepSY-associated TM helix domain-containing protein, protein MKSKTIRRWSFIHTWTSLICTVFLLMLAITGLPLIFHHEIEHLLGDAPEFREMPADTPHLDLQQLVEKAKAHRPGEVVQYFGWDEDDPNGVITIMAPTPDTEPNSSHTFMLDARTGEALEMPSANGGFMMVMLRLHVDMFAGLPGKLLLAFMGLLFVIAIVSGVVLYLPFMRRLRFATVRQDKSTRLRWLDLHNLIGVVTLVWALTVGVTGVIAACADLIIAAWRNDSLGAMVEPYRNAPPLTQLAPATRLLDIARQATPGMEPSFIAFPGTLFSSQHHYGVFMKGNTHLTSHLLTPVLIDASTLDVTAMAERPWYMDVMSLSLPLHFGDYGGRPMQIFWATLDVLTIIVLGSGVYLWLVRRKAAKRASVGAQVVS, encoded by the coding sequence ATGAAAAGCAAAACCATCCGCCGCTGGTCGTTCATCCACACCTGGACCAGCCTGATCTGCACGGTGTTCCTGCTGATGCTGGCGATCACCGGGCTGCCGTTGATTTTCCATCATGAAATCGAGCACCTGCTGGGCGACGCCCCCGAGTTCCGGGAAATGCCCGCCGACACGCCACACCTGGACCTGCAACAGTTGGTGGAGAAGGCCAAGGCCCATCGTCCGGGTGAAGTGGTCCAGTATTTCGGCTGGGACGAAGACGACCCCAACGGTGTCATCACCATCATGGCGCCGACACCGGACACCGAGCCCAATTCCTCACACACCTTCATGCTCGATGCACGCACCGGCGAGGCCCTGGAAATGCCCTCGGCCAACGGTGGTTTCATGATGGTCATGCTGCGCCTGCACGTGGACATGTTCGCCGGGTTGCCCGGCAAGCTGCTGCTAGCGTTCATGGGCCTCTTGTTCGTGATCGCCATCGTCTCCGGCGTGGTCCTGTATTTGCCGTTCATGCGGCGCCTGAGGTTCGCCACGGTGCGCCAGGACAAATCCACGCGCCTGCGCTGGCTCGACCTGCATAACCTGATCGGCGTGGTCACGCTGGTCTGGGCGCTGACCGTCGGGGTCACAGGTGTCATCGCCGCGTGCGCCGACCTGATCATCGCCGCCTGGCGCAACGACAGCCTCGGCGCCATGGTCGAACCCTACCGCAACGCCCCGCCCCTGACCCAACTGGCGCCGGCCACCCGCCTGCTCGACATTGCCAGGCAAGCCACGCCAGGCATGGAGCCCAGTTTCATTGCATTCCCCGGCACGCTGTTTTCCAGCCAGCACCACTACGGTGTGTTCATGAAGGGCAATACCCACCTGACCTCTCACCTGCTGACCCCGGTGTTGATCGACGCCAGCACCCTGGACGTCACCGCCATGGCCGAGCGGCCCTGGTACATGGATGTCATGAGCCTGTCCTTGCCGCTGCACTTCGGTGACTACGGCGGCAGGCCGATGCAGATCTTCTGGGCGACCCTCGATGTGTTGACCATCATCGTCCTCGGCAGCGGGGTCTACCTGTGGCTGGTGCGGCGCAAGGCAGCCAAACGTGCGAGCGTCGGCGCGCAGGTGGTGTCATGA
- the creD gene encoding cell envelope integrity protein CreD, with amino-acid sequence MNRSLAVKLGMIALLILLLMIPLLMINGIIDERQALRDGVLQEIASSSSHSQQLIGPMIVVPFRKDVRVWNTNEKTGVRFLETVEQSGELYFLPDQFELDGQVRTETRARGIYEARLFHADSRIDGRFKLPERYGLTVKEAADYRFDEPYLSVGISDIRGIESALVLKLNEQTVDFLPGSRVGWLGQGVHVPLPMVNGQNGAELTFGFDLRLQGTGELQILPVGKTSKVHLAADWPHPSFIGNYLPVNRDINEQGFSADWQTSFFSTNLEEALQNCVASDSCETFRSRAFGVSFIDPVDQYLKSDRAIKYALLFIALTFAGFFLFEVLKSLAVHPVQYALVGVALAFFYLLLLSLSEHIGFALAYLLSASACVSLVGFYVCHVLRSVSHGLGFSAGLAALYALLYGLLSAEDYALLMGSLLLFGLLGVFMVLTRKLDWYGVGSKPAATMTFDLGEVK; translated from the coding sequence ATGAACCGCAGCCTCGCCGTGAAACTGGGCATGATTGCCCTACTGATCCTCTTGCTGATGATTCCGTTGCTGATGATCAACGGAATCATCGATGAACGCCAGGCGCTGCGCGACGGCGTCTTGCAGGAGATCGCCAGCAGTTCCAGCCACAGCCAGCAGCTCATCGGGCCGATGATCGTGGTGCCGTTTCGCAAGGATGTGCGTGTCTGGAATACCAATGAGAAGACCGGTGTCCGTTTCCTGGAAACCGTCGAGCAAAGCGGTGAATTGTATTTTCTGCCGGATCAGTTCGAACTCGATGGCCAGGTCCGCACCGAAACCCGTGCCCGGGGCATCTACGAGGCTCGGTTGTTCCACGCCGACAGCCGGATCGATGGTCGCTTCAAGTTGCCCGAGCGCTATGGCTTGACCGTCAAGGAGGCGGCCGATTATCGCTTCGACGAGCCGTACCTGAGCGTAGGCATCAGCGACATCCGTGGCATCGAGAGTGCGCTGGTGCTGAAACTCAATGAGCAGACCGTCGACTTCCTGCCCGGTTCGCGGGTCGGTTGGCTGGGGCAGGGGGTGCATGTGCCATTGCCCATGGTCAACGGCCAGAATGGCGCCGAGCTGACCTTCGGTTTCGATCTGCGCCTGCAGGGCACCGGTGAACTGCAGATCCTGCCGGTGGGCAAGACCAGCAAGGTGCACCTGGCCGCCGACTGGCCGCACCCGAGCTTCATCGGCAACTACCTGCCCGTCAATCGCGACATCAATGAACAGGGTTTCAGTGCCGACTGGCAGACCTCGTTCTTCTCCACCAACCTTGAAGAAGCGTTGCAGAACTGCGTGGCGAGCGACAGCTGTGAAACGTTCCGCAGCCGTGCCTTCGGCGTGAGCTTCATCGATCCGGTGGACCAGTACCTCAAGAGCGATCGGGCGATCAAATATGCCTTGCTGTTCATTGCCCTGACATTCGCCGGTTTCTTCCTTTTCGAGGTGCTCAAGAGCCTGGCCGTGCACCCCGTCCAGTACGCCCTGGTGGGCGTGGCGCTGGCATTCTTTTACCTGCTTTTGCTATCGCTGTCGGAACACATCGGCTTTGCCCTGGCGTACCTGTTGTCGGCCAGTGCCTGTGTGTCGCTGGTGGGGTTCTACGTCTGTCATGTGTTGCGCAGCGTAAGCCATGGCCTGGGTTTTTCGGCAGGGCTGGCGGCGCTGTATGCATTGCTCTACGGCTTGCTGAGCGCCGAGGACTATGCGTTGTTGATGGGCTCGCTGTTGCTGTTCGGTCTACTGGGCGTGTTCATGGTGTTGACCCGCAAGCTGGACTGGTACGGGGTCGGATCGAAACCGGCGGCGACCATGACGTTCGATCTGGGGGAAGTGAAATGA
- the creC gene encoding two-component system sensor histidine kinase CreC, protein MPLGLRIFLVYVLFIGLTGYFVLGTVIEQIRPGVRQSTEETLVDTANLMAEILRDDFKAGTLSQNRWPQLLKAYGERQPGATIWGLPKNQVSHRIYVTDADGIVVLDSSGVAVGQDYSRWNDVYLTLRGQYGARSTRSVADDPTSSVMHVGAPIRDNGRIIGVVTVAKPNSSLQPYIDRTERRLLLYGAGLIGLGLLLGALLSWWLSSALRRLTRYAQAVSQGQRVEVPHYRGGEFEQLAHALEHMRTQLEGKAYVERYVHTLTHELKSPLAAIRGAAELLQSDMPAAQHQRFVSNIDNESVRMQQLIERLLNLAQVEQRQGLEEQVAVPLAPLLDELLEARGGWIEQRQLRIERQVGADLILTGEAFLLRQALGNLLENALDFTPAHGLLRISAERIGNLVEIRLFNQAEPIPDYALPRLSERFYSLPRPDSGRKSTGLGLNFVEEVVQLHAGEFAIGNVEGGVEVVLRLP, encoded by the coding sequence ATGCCGCTGGGGCTGCGCATTTTCCTGGTCTATGTGCTGTTCATCGGCCTGACCGGGTATTTCGTGCTCGGCACGGTGATCGAACAGATCCGGCCCGGTGTTCGCCAGTCCACCGAGGAAACCCTGGTGGACACGGCGAACCTGATGGCCGAGATCCTGCGCGACGACTTCAAGGCCGGCACCCTCAGCCAGAATCGCTGGCCGCAGTTGCTCAAGGCTTATGGCGAACGCCAGCCGGGGGCCACGATCTGGGGTTTGCCGAAGAACCAGGTCAGCCATCGCATCTACGTCACGGATGCCGACGGCATCGTGGTGCTCGATTCCAGCGGTGTGGCGGTGGGGCAGGATTACTCGCGCTGGAATGACGTCTACCTGACCCTGCGTGGCCAGTACGGGGCACGCTCGACCCGCAGCGTCGCCGATGACCCGACCTCCTCGGTGATGCATGTCGGGGCACCGATCCGCGATAACGGCCGGATCATCGGCGTGGTGACCGTGGCCAAGCCCAACAGCTCGCTGCAGCCTTACATCGACCGCACGGAGCGGCGCCTGCTGCTTTACGGCGCCGGGCTGATTGGCCTGGGCCTGCTGCTCGGGGCCTTGCTGTCGTGGTGGCTCAGCTCGGCGCTGCGACGCCTGACCCGGTATGCCCAGGCCGTCAGCCAGGGACAACGGGTGGAGGTGCCGCATTATCGCGGCGGCGAGTTCGAGCAACTGGCGCATGCCCTGGAGCACATGCGCACCCAGCTCGAAGGCAAGGCATATGTCGAGCGCTATGTGCACACCCTGACCCACGAGCTCAAGAGCCCGCTGGCGGCGATTCGCGGTGCCGCCGAGTTGCTGCAGAGCGATATGCCCGCGGCCCAGCACCAGCGGTTCGTCAGCAACATCGACAATGAAAGCGTACGCATGCAGCAACTGATCGAGCGTTTGCTCAACCTGGCCCAGGTCGAACAGCGCCAGGGGCTGGAGGAGCAGGTGGCGGTTCCCCTGGCGCCCTTGCTGGACGAATTGCTTGAAGCCCGAGGTGGCTGGATCGAACAGCGACAGTTGCGGATCGAACGGCAGGTTGGCGCCGACCTGATCCTCACCGGGGAGGCATTTCTGTTGCGCCAGGCATTGGGCAACCTGCTGGAAAACGCCCTGGACTTCACCCCTGCCCACGGATTGCTGCGAATCAGCGCCGAGCGCATCGGCAACCTTGTCGAGATCCGGTTGTTCAATCAGGCCGAGCCGATTCCCGACTACGCCCTGCCGCGCCTGAGCGAGCGTTTCTATTCACTGCCGCGCCCGGACAGCGGACGCAAGAGCACCGGGTTGGGACTCAACTTTGTGGAAGAAGTGGTGCAGCTGCATGCCGGGGAATTCGCGATCGGCAATGTCGAGGGCGGCGTGGAAGTGGTGTTGCGCTTGCCCTGA